Genomic window (Bombyx mori chromosome 9, ASM3026992v2):
ATCTGTTGTTATTTCTTTAATATGGCTTCGAATGGGAAGGCTTAATATAAAATGAAGTATTTACTTGTGGAAGAAAAGAGCTGAAAATTATTTGGTGCATTATTTCCAACTATACTCAATTCACTGTGAGATTCCAATCTCGATGATAATGGTTCAGTGTTTAAGTGTCAATCATTGTATAGTCTACATTATTTTGTAAGAAACTACTCAATGGAGCTGATTAATTCATATGAATCTTTCATTTTCAGATTTGGACGTGGGAAAGCTATTTTTTTAGCAGGGCTAACAAACATAGCCTTTATGATCGCtattatattttcaacaaattattttatgtttctttGCTTTCGATTTGGCATCGGCGTCGGTTCAGGTGGCTTTTTGGGTCTATCGTCGATAATAATAGCGGAAACCGTAGGAGCGAGCTATAGGGAGATGGGGGTCAGCTTAGGATTAGTACCGGATGGCTTCGCTCAAGCATCATTGGCTGCGTTTGCATATTATTCGTCTACTTGGAAAATGTATCTGTTTGGATTCACAGTTGTTAGCATTTTGATAGTGGTACTGCTGTTCTTCGTACCCGAATCACCGAGGTGGTTGGTGGCTAATGGAAAATCCGATGCAGCCATTGAGGTGTTGACAAAAGCTGCAAAAATGTAAGTAAAatccatttaattttgtaatatttgatTCGTAATTATTTGTGTTGGTAATTATTACACCAACACATTATTTGATCGTGGCTTTTTCTCAAGATGCTTGGATTTCGGAGTCGTGTGTAAGATTAGGAGCATTGAAAAATTAGAATCAGAATAGTTCATTGGAATTTTAAACTGTAACAACTTCCATTTCTctgacaaaaataatatatttggtaTTAATGCGCTTTATAGCTTTGACTGTATAAATCATATCGGGATGGTGATGATGGTGGTAGTCACTATTCATGAAAATTAGTAATGCCAAAAGAAGGGATCAAAGTGCTCAGGAAATATTTTAGAGGAGAAGTTAAGAGCCAAGTGGTACATGacagaaaatatttttcaagatTCCAAATACTAGTGATGAATTAGCTATAATAATATGCCAATCGTTTGTGAACTAATTTAATGTCTGCAGAATAGCTGTTTAAAAGGCAGGGCAGTAGTTGCAAAGTTGAATTTCATCTTAATGTCCTCTTAACTTTCAGAGGCTTTTTGTCTCATTTTCACGCAAGATAATTTTATGTTCACGCGTCCCAGTTCTACATATAGTGTAATGTTgctctttttattttatcggCCTTTAAATCACAGCGGTGCTAAAAAATTTGTGACCTTAGCAACCGATAACCTACCTTAAATCGAGAGAGAAAAGATGGTCGAGACAGACGCTAACTCAATTTTGATACgagaaaaatttcaaaatctaaCTACGCACCGAAATACGATGATATTGCTTTCAGAAACAAACGGAGTCCAACGGAAATTGAAAGTATTGTTACACAACGcatttctgaaataaaaatcaatgaaaGCGATGCACAACATCATACGTACTTTGATTTGTTCCGAACCAAAGAACTAGCCGTGATCACAGTGTCTTCAATTATTTCGTTATTTGTATCGGGGATTTCGTTTTTTGGAATCAATGAGTACATTTCCCGTCTTGGTTCcagtttgaatatttatttaattgtgatGATCATGGGATTGGGAGTggtaagatttattttttatttattatcaaacttatgaCGGACCTTGTGTTAAGTGTATACCGGAATCCATGGACATACCGTCAACCATATTTAGACTTGAGGCCGTAATACTAGATTGGTATTTGGACTTTTTGTCCACGTATAACTATAACAAATACAAAGCAGTTAAGACTTAGAGCCCAGCTCATAAAGTGGGCGGAGGTAATCACGTCTCTGGTAACTGCTAAGCACAATGGAAACACTGGGAGGCTTGTttaccataaaataaataactaaaataggTTGAGAAGGAAACTAATTCATAGATATCTCTGATTTTCAGATACCAACAGTTCCAATGTCAATGGTGATCGCCAAAACGTGCAATCGAAGATCTTCGTCAGCAATCTCTTTGCTTATTACCGCTATAGCAATGGGCCTTCTGATATTCGTGCCAGCCGACACTTGGTACTCAATCTTGCTCGGAGTTATAGCAGTTGCTGCATCGTGTGTTACATTCTCCATCCAATTTACCTTCGTTACAGAACTGTATCCAACATCTATGAGAAgtatgggtttcggtttgagcGCAGGGGCGACGAAGTTGGGGGCCATGATGGCGCCTTTTGTGGCAAGCTCTAAGCCTTTTTGGATGGCCCCGTTGATCTTCTGTATCCTACCCATCATAGCCATTGTATTCACATTGATATTACCCGAGACCAAGGGCAAGAAATTGAAGGACACTTTAAATGagtgaaattatatttattttgtttacgatatttcgtttttttttattgcttaggtacgtggacgaactcacagcccacctggtgttgagtggttactggagtccatagacatttacaacataaatgcgccacccaccttaagatataagttctaaggtctcaagtatagttacaacggctgccccacccttcaaatcgaaacgcattactgcttcacggcagaaataggcagggtggtggtacctacccgcgtggactaaCAAGTGGTGCTactgccagtaattacgcaaattatattttcgtgggtttcatttttattacacgatgttattccttcaccgtggaagtcaatcgtgatcatttaattttgttgagtGTTTATGCACAATTTGAACTTATCACACTattccaaaataaaaatatcttgttttcgtctgacaataataaacattttcataATACACGAAACGGATGTTGAAAATTTATCCAATCCCGTTGACATGGATTTATATTGCAATGACTTATGTTCCATCCCACCCATGCTTCGTCATTTCATTTCTAGTTTGCCGCTGCACTAGCTTGTCCATAATTTGAAGCAGGATttccgaaaaaaatataatgcaaTATAAAAATTGCTACAATATagtgtacataaattataatcacGCACTTACCTTTATGTAGCTACCTCTCCAGATTACTTGTTAATTTATCTTTGGTCATTAAAATCTAGTTATGTGTACATAATGCTGTCACAGTTTTAACGGGGATGACCTTTGGAGTTTAGTTCTTTCCTTTTTTACTTACTTACTCTACTACTTACTCTTACTCTTACTTACTCTATTTACTTACTTACTCTTTACTAGTTTACCTACTTCTTTACtttatataggtattatataaatgtatattgtATGCAGATATTCAGCtagtgaaaaaataattatctgaTGCAAATTACTTTGCGAAAACGATCACTTTTAGACTAATTGGACCACAGTTGTGTGACTGTTTTGTTAGCCTCTGAAAAATTCTAGATGAAACCAAAGAGCAAGCCTAACATTTAACAATACgttgcggcttggctctaccctggTATTGCTAAAGtctatgagtgacggtaaccactcaccattaggttgaccgtatgctcgtctgcctacaagggccattaaaaaaaactattcacaattgtttttctatttttctgtCAAGTAGATATTCTTAAAACCAATTACTATTTTCGACCTTCTTTACTTAAGTGAAATACTTTATAGGGTAAACACAGTTTTTATAATCCGTTGAGACTAACATCATCAGCCtctatctctccactgctggatgtaggtctctcccatagtccgccacaatgaacgatccttcgccttccgcatccaatctttcctggcatatcgccgcaagtcatcgttCCAACCGGCAGGGGGAcacccaacgctgcgcttactggtacgtggtctccagtccagaacacatctgctccatcggccatcgaTTCTGCGAATTCGGGAGCATATAGCATCGATTCTGCGTTGAGACTATTATAGGTTTTTATTAACCTTGAGACCAATCCATCTGGTATTAATAGCAACTACCTACATATATGCATATGTTGCATCTTCAGTGAGCACTAAGCCATCTTGTTGACTACCTGAAGTTATATTAAGATCCTAACAAAAAGCTTGAGTGTTGTGCGGAAGTAAATTACAGGCAAGGGCTTGGTTGTCCTTTTAGTACCCTATGAATTTTGTTTAGATTACATTCTTAGAAGCCCTTAAGTGCTTATAGAAATTCCCAGAATCTTTTTAGTGCCTGATTTTGATTCGAATTTATCTTGGTGGACTGTTTAATCTTGTATGTTTTTCACTTTCAAATAAGTGTTCTTAAGTCACAATAGAATAATCGCATTCATTTAAATTTGTGCATTCACATGAGCCGTTTATAAATTTTGACGTTTAATGCCAaacggtaggcagtgacttggctctgcccctggcattgttgacgtccataggcgacggtaaccactcaccactcaatcaggtgggccgtatgcttgtctgcccttaagggcaataaaaaagattcaattttttttgttgcccttgtaggcagacgatgtCAGGggtagagtcaagccgctgcctaccaaaattcTTCATACATTATACCGATAAATTATCGGACATTATTTTGATTTACATGACAAATATTTCTCAACGAACAGCACAAAAAACAACATTGATAATGATTCGAACCTATGAATAATCACTAGCTATTTTGCATTATCAACTATGCTTGACCTAAATCTGTTTATCTTTTCTTATGATTTATTGCAAGTGTCAAATGTCGGGTTGATAATGAAATCTGCCCTTTGCCTGCTTAATAACAGTGTTGACAAGTTAATAGTGGGTTTGATTAGGGTTTTTAAGGTTACTCTAACATCCGATTGAGAAATACAGATAGATTGTTTcgacacaaaataaaacagtagATAATGAGAGAATATGTGAGCTTTAAAGAGCATTCCAgagataaaaaatacatataagtacATAGTTTATAGTAAACGTTTCTTTAGCTATTGGTgcttgaaaagaaaaaaaaatggaaaaggAATATTCTGTTATGGTATTATCGGGGGAAAACCGGCATTATCCTTACGAAAATTCGACGCCTGGTTATTCACCAGGCCAATTGAAATAAACCGGATGTAATTGCGATCGTTGTAAATTTACATGTCCATCGTTTGAGCGGATCAAAAGTGCCGTCGCCCGTTCGACAATGTGATAAATGGCCTCCTCCCGAAGTGCGGTCCGCGACCCTGTAATACCAAACGAGATAATTTACGATATTAACTTATCAAAGCTGTTGTTTTTTGGTAGCATTAAAGAGGGCTCAGCGTTTGTGGAACCGCCAATGGAAATGATCTAGACGGATGTTGCTGATTCACGGATCATCAATATAGTTTTTTGAAGTGGTCTTGTAATGTAAGAAGTActcatgttcacgattgacttccacggtgaagaaataacatcgtgtaataaaaatgaaacctgcaaaattataatttgagcaATTActtatggtaggacctcttgtgagtctgcgcgggtaggtaccaccaccctgcttatttctgtcgtgaagcagtaatgcgtttcggtttgaagggtggggcagccgttgtaacttatacttgagaccttagaactaacatctcaaggtgggtggcgcatttacgttgtggatgtctatgggctccagtaactatttaacaccaggtgggctgtgagctcgtccatccatctaagcaaaaaaaaagatggttgATATACTCTCATTTTGCTTCTCCACTACGATTGTATCGTGTTCAATCTCGGTGCAGTCACGAATTTCCATGTACATATATGAATTTATCATATCGAGGGAATAAAGCGGAATTGTCTTGAAAAACCCAACTTTAGATAACAGCCATAAAACTATTTGCTCCTAGTCAGCTCTTTAAGCCCGCATTAGTACCGCAAACGCCTGGATCGTTAAATttctttatgaatatttttctcTTTCATATCAGAGCGATGTTATTATACTAAAGGTCattcaattgaaattttgaacTCTTTATCTCGAAATATTTGGTTATAATCACAACATAGTGTTTTTAACCTCGCTAGACACTATACGAGTTAGAGCTCATATGGCAATTGGACCAAATCAGGTAtttccaaacttattttgtctactgctcCATTTgggataaattattttgtaacgcccccattttttcacctacttaaaaatcactatagtgagagctcagtcggtgtctaagagtcctcctagatgaaattacaaattgccTTGCCAAGCCTCTACCCAACGCCcccgtttttttttctgggtctcttaccgcccctctTTAGGCCtgtagcgcccacaaggggacgttatcgcccactttgggaaaggctgatctATATGAATGTTTCCAGAAAATATCGctttaccattttttttaatacttctaCGGTTTGATGATTTCCCAATATCAAATATTTTCATGTAATAAAGCAATAAATCATGATCGTGACGCAGTTGAGGCTGAACCAATAATTTGTAAGAGTGGCTTGTTATTTGAAGCGATTATTATGTGTGCCGTAGCGCAGACTCGAATATTGCTATGCACAAACTAAAAGTATGAATTGgaactgtaaaaataattttttttagtattaactAGTTTCTGTACTTTCTTTATTACTCAATATAATCAAATCATCTGATCAAATGGCTCATGATCTCAGTGTAAGGTACACTATATTTTGActtaagaaaaacaatattcacaGATTCTATTGttgtctggtggtaggacctcttgtgagtccgcacgggtaggtactaccacaccggctatttctttttttttttttttattgcccttgtaggcagacgagcata
Coding sequences:
- the LOC101745274 gene encoding organic cation transporter protein encodes the protein MKMKNVFKINKKYTVNISRDEKEICEDDYIVKSIGECGLFQISVCSIVTMTRFIGIWNCLSVLFLIPAQSFRCIHFKENGTIHPENFTCYSDCIEYEYSQEIFEETVISKFNLICDRAWLANFTQTALMFGVLAGVSTFCWMSDRFGRGKAIFLAGLTNIAFMIAIIFSTNYFMFLCFRFGIGVGSGGFLGLSSIIIAETVGASYREMGVSLGLVPDGFAQASLAAFAYYSSTWKMYLFGFTVVSILIVVLLFFVPESPRWLVANGKSDAAIEVLTKAAKINKRSPTEIESIVTQRISEIKINESDAQHHTYFDLFRTKELAVITVSSIISLFVSGISFFGINEYISRLGSSLNIYLIVMIMGLGVIPTVPMSMVIAKTCNRRSSSAISLLITAIAMGLLIFVPADTWYSILLGVIAVAASCVTFSIQFTFVTELYPTSMRSMGFGLSAGATKLGAMMAPFVASSKPFWMAPLIFCILPIIAIVFTLILPETKGKKLKDTLNE